A stretch of Dietzia lutea DNA encodes these proteins:
- a CDS encoding amino acid permease, which produces MSDPTGLAAPAPQRRGDHDDLADFGYEQQLHRSLGTFASFAAGFSFVSILTTIFQLFGLGFGFGGPAFFWTWPIVFAGQFLVALCFAELAARYPISGAIYQWSRRMGGEIVGWFGGWFMILAQIVTASAAAIALQVVLPSIWSGFQIIGDDPALTSPSGAANAVLLGSALLVITTVINLVGVRWMSYVNSIGVTCEIVGVAAVVLALLTHAVRGPQVVFDTAGLAGQPGYIWSWIISGLMAAYVMVGFGSAGELAEETVNPRRIAPRTIRMALTASAIGGGLMILGALMAAPSLTDGRLATEGLPYVLNSVLGNFWGKVLLADVVVAILICTLAIQTASSRLMFSMARDGRLPFSPTLSRVHPRTGAPVVPSVLIGLACMAILLVNVGNSAIFATLSSVCIILIYLAYLCVTAPLLLRRLQGWPAGPQPTDAEGRPVFSLGRWGIPVNVLAVAYGLLMTVNLAWPRAEIFDPSGETPWLRWAGVATVVAVVAVGVLCFPRGKTHPNPVRIGE; this is translated from the coding sequence ATGAGCGATCCGACCGGACTCGCCGCCCCGGCTCCGCAGCGCCGGGGTGACCATGACGACCTCGCGGACTTCGGTTACGAACAGCAGCTCCACCGCAGTCTCGGAACGTTCGCCTCGTTCGCGGCCGGGTTCTCGTTCGTCTCCATCCTCACCACCATCTTCCAGCTGTTCGGCCTGGGGTTCGGCTTCGGCGGCCCGGCGTTCTTCTGGACGTGGCCGATCGTGTTCGCCGGCCAGTTCCTGGTGGCCCTGTGCTTTGCCGAGCTCGCCGCCCGCTACCCGATCTCGGGCGCGATCTACCAGTGGTCGCGCCGGATGGGCGGGGAGATCGTGGGCTGGTTCGGCGGCTGGTTCATGATCCTCGCCCAGATCGTCACCGCCTCCGCCGCGGCGATCGCCCTGCAGGTCGTGCTGCCGAGCATCTGGTCCGGCTTCCAGATCATCGGAGACGACCCCGCCCTCACCTCGCCCTCGGGGGCCGCCAACGCCGTGCTGCTGGGGTCGGCGCTGCTGGTGATCACCACGGTGATCAACCTCGTCGGCGTCAGGTGGATGTCCTACGTCAACAGCATCGGCGTGACGTGCGAGATCGTCGGCGTCGCCGCCGTCGTCCTGGCCCTTCTCACCCACGCCGTCCGCGGACCGCAGGTCGTCTTCGACACCGCGGGGCTGGCGGGGCAGCCCGGATACATCTGGTCGTGGATCATCTCCGGGCTGATGGCGGCCTACGTCATGGTGGGCTTCGGCTCGGCCGGCGAGCTCGCGGAGGAAACCGTCAACCCGCGCCGCATCGCGCCCCGGACCATCCGCATGGCGCTCACCGCCTCGGCGATCGGCGGCGGGCTCATGATCCTCGGCGCCCTGATGGCCGCGCCCAGCCTCACCGACGGGCGTCTGGCCACCGAGGGACTGCCGTACGTGCTCAACTCGGTCCTCGGGAACTTCTGGGGCAAGGTCCTGCTGGCCGACGTCGTGGTGGCGATCCTCATCTGCACCCTCGCCATCCAGACCGCGTCGTCCCGGCTCATGTTCTCCATGGCCCGCGACGGCAGGCTGCCGTTCTCGCCGACCCTCTCGCGCGTCCATCCGCGCACCGGGGCCCCGGTCGTGCCGTCCGTGCTGATCGGCCTGGCCTGCATGGCCATCCTGCTGGTCAACGTGGGCAACTCCGCGATCTTCGCCACCCTGTCCTCGGTCTGCATCATCCTCATCTACCTCGCATACCTCTGCGTGACGGCACCGCTGCTGCTGCGCCGCCTGCAGGGCTGGCCCGCGGGGCCGCAGCCCACCGACGCCGAGGGCCGGCCCGTGTTCTCGCTCGGCCGCTGGGGGATCCCCGTGAACGTGCTGGCCGTGGCCTACGGGCTGCTCATGACCGTCAACCTCGCGTGGCCGCGCGCCGAGATCTTCGACCCCTCCGGCGAGACGCCCTGGCTGCGCTGGGCCGGAGTGGCGACCGTCGTGGCCGTCGTGGCCGTCGGCGTCCTGTGCTTCCCCCGCGGCAAGACCCACCCCAACCCCGTCCGGATCGGAGAGTGA
- a CDS encoding urea amidolyase associated protein UAAP1 — protein sequence MTSTDTTATTTATTTAAREHARAQAGEITDSMPVVPATDWPHPPADVPADRLTWAESIPGGRYTAVVLARGTRIRLTDRDGTACAPLMMWRADAPWERLNTADTVKVPWQAYLGTGHPLLSDQGRVLATIVADGSGHHDALCGASTLAGNTARYGAGSPESDSPAGRELLLLAGLKHGLAERDLPHPVSFFHGVRVAGDGTLVSTGNAGPGAAVDLVVHLPVVLAVAVADHPLDPSPDYHAGTVELLAWSAPEDLDALVADTFPGVDQDQEYRRALANSEAAHRAANPTSAAAPTGALAPTS from the coding sequence ATGACCAGTACTGACACCACCGCCACTACCACCGCCACCACCACCGCCGCGCGCGAGCACGCCCGCGCCCAGGCCGGCGAGATCACCGACTCGATGCCCGTCGTCCCCGCGACCGACTGGCCGCACCCCCCGGCGGACGTGCCGGCGGACCGCCTCACCTGGGCGGAGTCGATCCCGGGAGGCCGCTACACCGCGGTCGTCCTCGCCCGCGGGACCCGGATCCGCCTCACCGACAGGGACGGCACGGCGTGCGCCCCGCTCATGATGTGGCGGGCGGACGCGCCCTGGGAGCGGCTCAACACCGCCGACACCGTCAAGGTGCCGTGGCAGGCCTACCTCGGGACCGGCCACCCTCTCCTGTCGGACCAGGGCCGGGTGCTCGCGACGATCGTCGCGGACGGCTCCGGCCACCACGATGCGCTGTGCGGGGCCTCGACCCTCGCCGGGAACACCGCCCGCTACGGGGCCGGCTCACCGGAGTCCGACTCGCCGGCCGGGCGCGAACTCCTGCTGCTGGCCGGGCTCAAGCACGGTCTCGCCGAGCGCGACCTGCCCCATCCGGTGTCGTTCTTCCACGGCGTCCGGGTCGCCGGCGACGGCACGCTCGTCTCCACCGGGAACGCCGGCCCGGGCGCGGCGGTCGACCTCGTCGTCCACCTGCCGGTCGTGCTGGCCGTGGCGGTGGCCGACCACCCGCTCGATCCGTCCCCGGACTACCACGCCGGAACGGTGGAGCTCCTGGCCTGGAGCGCCCCGGAAGACCTCGACGCCCTGGTCGCCGACACCTTCCCCGGCGTCGATCAGGACCAGGAGTACCGGCGCGCCCTGGCCAACTCCGAGGCCGCCCACCGCGCCGCCAACCCGACCAGCGCGGCCGCCCCGACCGGCGCCCTCGCCCCGACCTCCTGA